TCGTTGAACCACACTATGACCGGAGACGCACACACAGGTAGATTGTCGAATCACTGATTCGCCGATGAACCCGATGAAAAAAGAATAACAAAGTAACGAAAATGTAAAGCGTGATATCCACTGACTTTTTGGAGTAGACCATTTTGATTACGTGAAAACGGCGACAAAATTGAGAGACCATTATTCGCATGCTGACACCTGCATTGCCAAAATGTTGTCGCGAAAGACAGAAAACCTCACATACACAAGTTATTCGGCACACTTTAATCCGTGGGAATCTCTCGTCTCCAGCCGAAGACGAGAGTAGCACTCAAAAATCACAACTTCGTGGCGGGTTCAGAACGTCAACTCGtgctgtttttattttttttggcgaATTCGTGCTGGAACTGTACAACCGACCGAAATGGCCGCCAGCCATCCAAGCCTGCGGCAGGCCTAAGCGAAGCCCAAAAAGTTTTGTATAGGCCCGGCCCGCCAGGTCACTCCGGCGGCGACAGGTCTACTCAATCACCATCGCCACTCGCCAGTAAGCAACAGAGAATCAGAGAAGTCACCGGAGCGTGGAGAAGACGACCCGATAGTGGAGGCAGAGTACCACCAGCCGCCGGCGGGAACCAGGAAGGGAGGATCCGGGAACGGCATGGATGATTTCTACATCACCATCCCGTATGGACTGATTGTTCTGGGAGGCGGCGTCGTCGGCTACGTTAGGCGGGGGAGTGTGGCCTCgctggccgccggagccggattCGGCGGTGCGCTCCTCCTTGCGGGCGCGCTCAGCATCTGGGACTTCGCGCACGGCCACTCCAATTCCCTCTTCGCCACCGTCCTACAGACCGGTCCGTTACTGCTACTAGCCCTACTACTGCTCCTCTTCATGCTCCCCTTCATTAGTCAACTCCCTATCGACTATCGAGAATTGGAGAATTGAGATAGCGATGCCCTATGCTTGGTAGAACGGGAGAGTCGATGCTGTTGACCAGTAATGCTGTAAGATTGTGATTATTGTTTCAACTTTATGCAGTGAAATCTGATACTGCGAGCAGGGAAGGGATGCATCCTGCATTTACATTGAAATCATGGCTAGATAGATGAAATTGTTTGAATGCAGTATCCTAGGACGTTTAGTAGTTTTGTGTTCTCAATTTAATTAGAGTATTTCGGTAGCAACTAGGGGTGGAATTCCAAAGGCTGCACCTGCACCTCCTGTAATCCACAAGAACAATCTAAAATTCTTAGATGAGCAAGAAATTTGTTTACATTGGTTGGAGCCAATTGACATGCATCACCAATAGCGAAAAATATACAGAGATTTTTTAGTAGAGTATTTCTAGAAAGTGATTGGCTGCGCCATGCAGATCTTTTAAATTCCTAAAAAGATTTTAGTGCCTGCGGCAACACTGCAGATGCCCATTAAGAAAACTCAAATTTTAATAAACTTATTGTTAGGATTTTCTTTTGCGAATTTCTTTAGTATTTGCCTACCTACCTTTTTTTAGTGCCAACTCtatttaacattccaattCGGCATTCTAGTTGGATCCTTTCCAGTGTGTGTATCCATGCAAGAGGGAAAAAGCCTAATATTATTGGCAACACTTATCTTGGGGATGCCATGGTTTCTGGGATTATTCCCTACTGGATGGACATGTTGTagttttgattgaagatgttTCAGTGTTTCACCAGTGACTACTCTAAACtactgttttcttttcttagcCATACTTAATCTTATATAAGATTTGTTGTTGAACAGTTTGTGCTGCAGCATTAACAATAGCTATGGGAATAAGATACATGAAAACAAGAAAGGTAATGCCAGCTGGAATAGTTGCCACCATCAGGTTCGTCCAGACCTCCCTCTTTATCTCATGTGCATGCTTTTGTATAAGTAGCAATGTCTAGATTGTACAAATACAATTTATTGTGTTAGGTACTTAGGTGATTTACAACATCAAAGCGACACAATAAGATATTTTGGTTTCTTTGTGTGCAAACGTATATAACCTATTTGTAGTTTCTTTGACCCATAGTGTTGGTAGTTTTAGCATTCTCCACTTTTAGCTGATTGCAAGAAGTTTTTGGTTTTCTAGAAACTTCTACATCTTTTCCTCTATTTTGCCCCCCACCCCCTtaattttgcttcttcttttttttccatttccaACACAGCAATTAAAGGCGAACTATCCAGTCCTAATCCTTCATATTCCATCCAACCGTCGTAACTCAACTCTGATTCCAACTAGCCAACACTATAATTCCTTGCATCCCAACTCTAGTTGTCCTAATCTGCTGCAAACACCATGGAGAAGCCAAACCACCTCAGCAACTTGGGTATGCACCTGAGGATGACTGGTCACTCTGGAGGATGATGCTGAAGCCTACCGCTACCGGAACAGTGGCTAGAACATCAATTTGGAGGATGGTGTTGGAGCCTCCCAAATGATCAACAGAAACACTTTGGCTGATGACTTTACATGTCCAATTTAAATAGGAAAATGTACCATGACAATAATGACCTTCAACCCAATTCCAACGAATCGAGTGTCATTTTGAAGATGTTGAAGATAATGTTCTGTAACTTCTTTTAGCTTCTCTAAGTGCAAGTATTAGTGTCAAGTTCTACTTGTCACCTGTCAGTATTTAGTGTTTGTTTCTAAATTTGATGGCAGCAAACTTGGCAGTCAAAAAGTAAGTGTTGAATTGTTTTGCCTTGACCACAAAAATGGTGAGAATTTGCTGCCCTGCCAGTTGTACTTGATGAGGTTGACTTTTGTGCGAATTACCGACCTTCCTGGTAACATAGATATATCGTGTCTTCAGAGGTAATTTAAGTTTCCGCAGATATTTGTGCCTAAATTGTATATATGAGTTCATAACCAGTTTATACGTCGAGTTGACAGAGAATTGTCTATTCTGATACAAAGCCCATTTAGAAGTGTCATGTGCATTGGATAGCTGAAAGCCTGAAACAACAAGACCCCTTACACTAGATCCGAATCGACAGAAGCTCTTGATCTTTTGATCTTTTGGTCTACAAATAATGTTCCCCTTAGCAACTTGCATTTGTGGTTGACACCTTGCTAATAAACCAAGACCAATAAAAAAATGAGTGTTTCCTGTACTCATTTTGGTATCTGGAAGGACAGCATAAACATAAGTAGGCTGGACAAAACTGAATTAATGAGGAATAGCTTGCCACCAGATGACAAATTCCCCCCCTTTCAGTTACCAAGTCTATTCTCAAAGTAATTCCCGATTGATTTCCAGTCACAAGTTTTAGGCAGGCCAGGAGCATGCACTTCATGCTATTACATTCAAAGCTGCTCTTGAGATCTGGTCTATTCACTTGTGTCAAAACCTAGAAATTTATAATCACTCATTTATC
This is a stretch of genomic DNA from Brachypodium distachyon strain Bd21 chromosome 1, Brachypodium_distachyon_v3.0, whole genome shotgun sequence. It encodes these proteins:
- the LOC100846483 gene encoding protein FATTY ACID EXPORT 6; translation: MDDFYITIPYGLIVLGGGVVGYVRRGSVASLAAGAGFGGALLLAGALSIWDFAHGHSNSLFATVLQTVCAAALTIAMGIRYMKTRKVMPAGIVATISALVLIFYVYKISNGGNEVYIPVSDE